From a region of the Blastocatellia bacterium genome:
- a CDS encoding LPXTG cell wall anchor domain-containing protein, which yields MNPVLAFLLQVVDTSTNLVILGILIALAVVLGMAVMRKRQKA from the coding sequence ATGAACCCAGTTCTTGCGTTTTTGCTTCAGGTCGTAGATACCTCGACCAACCTGGTCATTCTCGGCATTTTGATTGCCTTGGCGGTTGTGCTTGGCATGGCTGTTATGCGTAAGCGCCAGAAGGCGTGA